From the Salinimicrobium tongyeongense genome, one window contains:
- a CDS encoding metal-dependent hydrolase: protein MKITHYAHSTFAIEVKGIHLLVDPFISGNEKVKGKVNIDDLRADYILLTHAHQDHTLDAEAIAKRTGAVIISNFEIATYYENKGLEVHPLNHGGKWSFDFGTVKYVNAIHTSSFPDGSYGGQPGGFVIEGEHKNIYIAGDTALTMDMKLIPMHTSLDLAILPIGDNFTMGVDDAIIASDFVQCDKILGCHYDTFGYIEIDHEEAKRKFYEKGKDLMLLEAGESIEL, encoded by the coding sequence ATGAAAATTACTCATTACGCACACAGCACTTTTGCAATAGAAGTTAAGGGAATCCACCTTTTGGTAGACCCATTCATCTCGGGTAACGAGAAGGTGAAAGGGAAAGTGAATATTGATGACCTCAGGGCCGATTACATCCTGCTAACCCATGCGCATCAGGATCACACGCTGGATGCCGAAGCCATTGCCAAACGTACCGGCGCAGTGATCATCAGTAATTTTGAAATTGCTACTTATTACGAAAACAAGGGGCTGGAAGTACATCCTCTTAATCACGGCGGAAAATGGAGCTTTGATTTTGGAACCGTAAAGTATGTAAATGCCATTCATACCAGCTCTTTCCCCGATGGCAGTTACGGCGGCCAGCCCGGCGGATTTGTCATTGAAGGCGAGCACAAAAACATTTATATTGCCGGTGACACCGCCCTTACAATGGATATGAAGCTCATCCCCATGCACACCAGTCTCGACCTGGCCATTCTGCCTATTGGCGATAATTTCACCATGGGGGTAGACGACGCCATTATTGCCAGCGATTTTGTGCAGTGCGACAAGATTCTGGGCTGCCACTATGATACTTTTGGCTACATTGAAATTGACCATGAAGAGGCAAAAAGGAAATTCTACGAAAAAGGGAAAGACCTTATGCTGCTTGAGGCAGGAGAAAGTATAGAACTTTAA
- a CDS encoding o-succinylbenzoate synthase, producing MQAGYHKYILNFKRPSGTSRGVLTQKETWFLILKQNGNTGIGECGILRSLSYDDRPGYEEKLKWVCENIGMGKEKLWEELREFPSIQFGVEMAFRSLGAQDPFLLFPSEFTSGNASMAINGLVWMGEEQFMKEQIVQKIEEGFRCIKLKIGAIDFETEIKLLGFIRREFTSEEMEVRVDANGAFKPSEALEKLKRLSELELHSIEQPIKQGQPEEMAVLCEKTPLPIALDEELIGVTTFSEKKALLEKIQPQYVIFKPSLIGGIKGTNEWIELSGDLNIGWWITSALESNVGLNAIAQYTYRLNNPMPQGLGTGALYTNNFEAPLEVEHGKLWYRPNKSWNFNL from the coding sequence GTGCAGGCAGGTTATCACAAGTATATTCTGAATTTTAAACGCCCCAGCGGTACTTCCCGGGGCGTTCTTACGCAAAAGGAAACCTGGTTCCTTATTCTGAAGCAAAACGGAAATACAGGAATTGGAGAGTGCGGCATTTTAAGAAGCCTTAGCTACGACGATCGTCCGGGCTATGAAGAAAAGCTGAAGTGGGTGTGCGAGAACATAGGCATGGGCAAAGAAAAGCTCTGGGAGGAACTTCGCGAATTTCCCAGCATACAGTTTGGGGTAGAAATGGCCTTCAGGTCTTTAGGGGCACAGGATCCGTTTCTTTTATTTCCTTCGGAATTTACTTCCGGAAATGCTTCCATGGCAATCAACGGACTCGTTTGGATGGGGGAGGAGCAATTCATGAAAGAGCAGATTGTTCAGAAGATCGAAGAGGGCTTCAGGTGTATCAAACTGAAAATTGGCGCTATAGATTTTGAAACCGAAATAAAGTTGCTAGGCTTCATCAGGCGGGAATTCACTTCCGAAGAAATGGAAGTAAGAGTAGATGCCAACGGGGCTTTTAAACCTTCCGAAGCATTAGAAAAACTGAAGCGTCTCAGTGAGCTGGAACTCCATAGCATAGAACAGCCCATCAAACAGGGCCAGCCTGAAGAAATGGCCGTTCTTTGTGAAAAAACGCCTTTGCCTATTGCCCTCGATGAAGAATTGATTGGCGTAACAACATTTTCTGAAAAAAAAGCGCTGCTGGAAAAAATTCAGCCTCAATATGTCATTTTTAAGCCCAGCCTCATTGGCGGGATTAAGGGCACAAATGAGTGGATTGAGCTTAGCGGCGACCTAAATATTGGCTGGTGGATTACCAGTGCGCTTGAAAGTAACGTGGGCTTAAATGCCATTGCACAGTACACTTACAGGCTTAACAATCCTATGCCGCAGGGGCTTGGCACAGGAGCTTTGTACACCAATAATTTTGAGGCCCCTCTTGAAGTGGAGCATGGAAAATTGTGGTACCGCCCCAACAAAAGCTGGAATTTTAATCTATAA
- a CDS encoding CPBP family intramembrane glutamic endopeptidase produces MFIQQAFKAKTDWWRYVIGLIIIFLGWQLFGAIPWFGAIILEAGPDVLTLSQGELMRVLDSNLNFFLLLLSFAVGLAALFFVVKFLHQQKIKDVTTSRRKVDWGRFFFGFSIVAVFTVVTTLIDYNMQPEDYLWNFDMVPFLILAAIALIMVPLQTSFEEYLFRGYLMQGIGVLAGNRWLPLVITSVIFGGLHLFNPEVEKMGYIIMVYYIGTGFLLGIMTLMDEGMELALGFHAGNNLVGALLVTADWTAFETNSVLKDVSDPQAGIDVLLPIVIVYPVFLFLMAKTYRWNNWKERLFGKVPKPEPINYSEEI; encoded by the coding sequence ATGTTCATACAACAGGCATTTAAGGCCAAGACCGACTGGTGGCGCTATGTAATAGGGCTAATCATCATTTTTTTAGGATGGCAGCTCTTTGGGGCCATACCCTGGTTTGGTGCCATAATTCTCGAGGCCGGCCCCGATGTGCTTACCTTATCACAGGGAGAATTGATGAGGGTGCTCGACTCCAATCTCAATTTTTTCCTCTTGCTGCTGTCTTTTGCCGTTGGCCTGGCTGCCCTGTTTTTTGTGGTGAAGTTCCTGCATCAGCAAAAGATCAAAGACGTGACCACTTCACGCAGAAAAGTAGACTGGGGCAGGTTTTTCTTTGGTTTCAGCATTGTGGCTGTGTTTACGGTTGTTACCACGCTCATTGACTATAACATGCAGCCCGAAGACTACCTGTGGAATTTTGACATGGTTCCTTTTCTCATTCTCGCAGCTATTGCCCTAATCATGGTGCCGCTGCAAACAAGCTTTGAAGAATACCTTTTTCGCGGGTACCTCATGCAGGGAATTGGGGTGCTGGCTGGCAACAGGTGGCTGCCCCTGGTCATTACTTCGGTGATCTTTGGAGGCCTTCACCTGTTCAATCCTGAAGTGGAAAAAATGGGGTACATTATTATGGTGTACTACATTGGGACCGGATTCTTGCTCGGAATCATGACCCTCATGGATGAAGGCATGGAACTGGCACTGGGTTTTCACGCCGGGAACAACCTTGTGGGTGCCCTATTGGTCACAGCCGACTGGACTGCGTTTGAAACCAACTCGGTATTAAAAGATGTATCCGATCCTCAGGCCGGAATTGACGTTCTTTTGCCCATTGTAATTGTATATCCGGTGTTCCTGTTTTTAATGGCCAAAACTTACCGATGGAACAACTGGAAGGAAAGGCTTTTTGGAAAGGTACCTAAACCAGAACCCATAAACTATTCCGAAGAAATTTAG
- a CDS encoding AMP-binding protein produces the protein MMQTKFSLPETHPEFRLNGLHYSNEDLAAVAYSLIKEGEPYEGQAGNFLLDWLNDKEYIEVKTSGSTGPPKRIPIKKQQMVNSARATGKYFELGPRTTALHCLPVNFIAGKMMLVRAMLLGWKLDLELPKANPLDRIFKTYDFCAMTPFQLDNSLSRLHLIKKLIVGGGAVSGNLRNLVQGINTEVYETYGMTETVSHIAARHINSKAKKAEEPLPFTTLPNVKIDVDDRSCLVIEAPQLTDDRLVTNDVVELISENSFVWKGRIDNLINSGGVKLHPEEIEAKLAPIIAHRFFITSLPDAALGEKLVLMVESQFSEVALNNLEREIRACRKLGKYEIPKKIYFVEKFEETANGKIHRANTLKSRVD, from the coding sequence ATGATGCAAACCAAATTCAGCTTACCCGAAACCCATCCCGAATTCAGGCTAAACGGGCTCCACTATAGCAATGAAGACCTGGCCGCTGTGGCTTACAGCCTCATAAAAGAAGGCGAGCCCTATGAAGGCCAGGCAGGAAATTTTCTTTTAGACTGGCTCAACGATAAGGAATATATTGAGGTGAAGACTTCAGGTTCTACAGGGCCTCCAAAGAGAATTCCTATTAAAAAACAGCAAATGGTCAACAGTGCCCGGGCCACGGGAAAATATTTTGAGCTGGGGCCGCGCACTACCGCATTGCACTGCCTTCCGGTGAATTTTATTGCAGGGAAAATGATGCTGGTACGGGCTATGCTGCTGGGCTGGAAGCTGGATCTTGAACTTCCCAAAGCCAATCCGTTAGACCGCATTTTCAAGACCTATGATTTTTGTGCCATGACGCCTTTTCAGCTGGATAATTCCCTTAGCCGGCTGCACCTTATCAAAAAACTGATCGTTGGCGGCGGGGCTGTATCGGGCAACCTGCGCAATCTCGTGCAGGGGATCAATACCGAAGTTTACGAAACTTACGGCATGACCGAGACAGTCTCTCACATTGCAGCCCGCCATATAAATTCAAAGGCCAAAAAGGCAGAAGAACCGCTGCCGTTTACCACGCTTCCCAATGTAAAAATTGATGTAGATGACCGCAGCTGCCTGGTGATCGAAGCCCCGCAACTCACCGATGACCGGCTGGTAACCAATGATGTGGTGGAACTTATTTCTGAAAACAGCTTTGTGTGGAAAGGCAGGATAGACAACCTCATCAATTCGGGGGGTGTGAAGCTGCATCCCGAAGAGATTGAAGCCAAGCTGGCGCCAATCATTGCCCACAGGTTCTTTATCACTTCCCTGCCCGATGCGGCACTGGGCGAAAAGCTGGTTTTGATGGTAGAAAGTCAGTTTTCAGAAGTGGCGCTCAACAACCTTGAAAGGGAGATTAGGGCCTGCAGAAAGCTGGGGAAATATGAGATCCCGAAGAAGATCTATTTCGTTGAAAAATTCGAGGAAACGGCCAATGGCAAGATCCATCGCGCCAACACCCTTAAAAGCAGGGTCGATTAA
- a CDS encoding M1 family metallopeptidase: MRFFTSFIFILLLAAVPLQGQVLSNKSQFTEADTLRGSLRPQRAYDVLKYNLQVKVVPEKKFISGYNGISFKAEEDLPVMQVDLFRNMKVDSVVFRGKKMEYKRRHDAVFIDLIPQVEKNAVDSILFYYSGNPIVAKNAPWDGGFVFEKDRQGNPWIAVAVQGTGASLWYPNKDHQSDEPEEALIGIAVPNDLMNVSNGRFLGKEILDNGYTRWNWKVNNPINNYNIVVNIGNYVHFKDRFRHLDLDYYVLPYNLEKAKKQFEEVKFMMNCFYEKFGAYPFEEDGFKLVETPYLGMEHQSAVAYGNEYQMGYLGRDLSGTGVGLKWDFIIIHESGHEWFGNSITAKDIADMWIHEGFTSYSEAVYIECRWGKQEALDYLQGIRNNIANSTKIIGTYGVNSEGSGDMYYKGANLLNTIRNIYNNDDLWWKTLKDYTESNRHKIISTKTTEDFFNAAIKYDLQPVFDQYLRYAALPELQFKQKKGRILYRWQADVEGFDMPIDVVIDGKELRLYPTEKWQKLEQQVNSPEAVQVQEDEFYIKRQNLKQA, translated from the coding sequence ATGCGATTTTTCACCTCCTTTATTTTTATTCTACTTCTTGCAGCTGTACCCCTACAGGGCCAGGTGCTTAGCAATAAATCTCAATTCACCGAAGCCGATACCCTGCGCGGGTCTTTAAGGCCCCAACGCGCATATGATGTTTTGAAGTACAACCTGCAGGTAAAAGTGGTGCCCGAAAAGAAGTTCATTTCAGGGTATAACGGGATCAGTTTTAAGGCTGAAGAAGACCTGCCCGTAATGCAGGTAGACCTCTTCAGGAACATGAAAGTAGATTCTGTTGTCTTCCGCGGAAAAAAAATGGAGTATAAGCGGCGGCATGATGCTGTTTTTATCGATTTAATTCCGCAGGTAGAAAAAAATGCGGTAGACTCTATCCTGTTCTATTACTCCGGAAATCCGATAGTTGCCAAAAATGCCCCCTGGGACGGCGGATTTGTCTTCGAAAAAGACCGGCAGGGCAATCCATGGATCGCGGTTGCGGTTCAGGGAACGGGAGCCAGCCTCTGGTACCCAAACAAAGACCACCAGAGCGATGAACCCGAAGAAGCCCTTATTGGAATCGCTGTTCCCAACGACCTCATGAACGTGTCTAACGGGCGTTTCCTCGGAAAGGAAATCCTCGACAACGGCTATACCCGCTGGAACTGGAAGGTGAACAACCCCATCAACAACTACAACATTGTGGTGAATATTGGCAACTATGTTCATTTTAAAGACAGGTTCCGCCATCTCGACCTCGATTATTACGTGCTGCCCTACAACCTCGAAAAGGCCAAAAAACAGTTTGAAGAAGTGAAATTTATGATGAACTGCTTCTACGAAAAATTTGGGGCTTACCCCTTCGAAGAAGACGGTTTTAAACTGGTGGAAACCCCTTACCTGGGCATGGAGCACCAAAGTGCCGTGGCCTATGGCAACGAGTACCAAATGGGGTATTTGGGCAGGGATTTAAGCGGCACGGGCGTGGGCCTTAAATGGGATTTTATCATCATCCATGAATCTGGGCACGAGTGGTTTGGCAACAGCATTACGGCAAAAGATATTGCCGATATGTGGATCCATGAAGGCTTCACCAGTTATTCTGAAGCAGTTTACATTGAATGCCGCTGGGGTAAACAGGAAGCCCTCGATTACCTGCAGGGCATAAGGAACAACATTGCCAACAGCACAAAGATCATTGGCACGTATGGCGTGAACAGTGAAGGCTCTGGCGATATGTACTACAAGGGCGCCAACCTGCTAAACACCATTAGAAATATCTATAATAACGACGATTTGTGGTGGAAAACCCTAAAAGATTATACTGAAAGTAATCGCCATAAGATCATTAGCACCAAAACGACCGAAGATTTCTTTAACGCTGCCATAAAGTACGACCTGCAGCCTGTTTTTGACCAGTACCTGAGGTATGCCGCTCTGCCTGAATTGCAGTTTAAGCAGAAAAAAGGCCGCATTCTCTACAGGTGGCAGGCTGATGTTGAAGGCTTTGATATGCCGATAGATGTTGTTATTGACGGAAAAGAGCTTCGCCTCTATCCTACGGAAAAATGGCAAAAACTTGAACAGCAGGTAAATTCTCCTGAAGCAGTACAGGTGCAGGAAGATGAGTTCTACATAAAACGTCAAAACCTGAAGCAGGCTTAA
- a CDS encoding acyl-CoA carboxylase subunit beta: MDIEFNKNEDHNKLLVSELKRRLKEVKLGGGEKRIAKHHAKGKMTARERVDYLLDDAREAIEIGAFAGDGMYREHGGCPSGGVVVKIGKISGKQCIVVANDATVKAGAWFPITAKKNLRAQEISIENRLPIIYLVDSAGVYLPMQDEIFPDKEHFGRVFRNNAIMSSMGITQISAVMGSCVAGGAYLPIMSDEALIVDKTGSIFLAGSYLVKAAIGESIDNETLGGATTHSEISGVTDYKSKDDKDALNTIKGLIDKIGDNDKAGYNRKDPVKPAKDPEDIYGILPKQRNEQYDMREIIARLVDNSEFQEYKEGYGQTIITAYARIDGWAVGIVANQRKIVKSAKKEMQFGGVIYSDSADKATRFIANCNQKKIPLVFLQDVTGFMVGSKSEHGGIIKDGAKMVNAVSNSVVPKFTVIIGNSYGAGNYAMCGKAYDPRLIFAWPSAELAVMGGTQAAKVLAQIETAAMEKKGEKVDAEKEKKVFDEIKARYDRQTSAYYAAAHLWTDAVIDPLDTRKWISTGIEAANNAPIEKDFNLGVIQT; encoded by the coding sequence ATGGATATTGAATTCAACAAGAACGAAGACCACAACAAACTTTTAGTATCAGAGCTTAAGCGGCGCCTCAAGGAGGTAAAGTTGGGCGGCGGCGAAAAACGCATTGCAAAACACCACGCCAAAGGCAAAATGACCGCCCGCGAAAGGGTAGATTATTTGCTTGACGATGCCCGGGAAGCTATTGAAATTGGGGCTTTTGCAGGAGACGGCATGTACAGGGAACACGGCGGTTGCCCCAGTGGCGGCGTGGTGGTGAAGATTGGAAAGATCTCTGGCAAACAATGTATCGTGGTGGCTAATGACGCCACCGTAAAAGCCGGTGCCTGGTTTCCCATTACCGCAAAAAAGAACCTGCGCGCACAGGAAATATCTATTGAAAACCGCCTGCCCATCATTTACCTTGTAGATTCGGCCGGGGTTTACCTCCCCATGCAGGATGAGATCTTCCCCGATAAAGAACACTTCGGAAGGGTCTTTAGAAATAACGCCATTATGAGCAGCATGGGCATTACTCAAATCTCTGCCGTGATGGGAAGTTGTGTTGCCGGCGGGGCTTACCTGCCAATAATGAGTGATGAGGCCCTTATTGTAGATAAAACCGGAAGCATCTTCCTGGCCGGAAGTTACCTCGTAAAAGCCGCAATTGGCGAATCTATCGACAATGAAACCCTGGGTGGCGCTACCACCCACAGTGAAATTAGCGGCGTTACCGATTATAAATCCAAAGATGATAAAGACGCCCTCAATACCATTAAAGGGCTTATAGATAAGATTGGGGATAACGACAAGGCCGGCTACAACCGCAAAGACCCGGTGAAACCTGCAAAAGATCCGGAAGATATCTACGGGATCCTCCCAAAGCAGCGCAACGAACAGTACGATATGCGCGAGATCATTGCCAGGCTGGTAGATAATTCTGAATTCCAGGAGTACAAGGAAGGTTACGGGCAAACCATCATCACCGCCTACGCCCGAATAGACGGTTGGGCCGTGGGTATAGTGGCCAATCAGCGCAAGATTGTCAAAAGTGCCAAAAAAGAGATGCAATTTGGCGGGGTCATCTACTCAGATTCGGCCGATAAAGCCACCCGCTTCATAGCCAATTGTAATCAGAAGAAAATTCCGCTGGTCTTTCTTCAGGATGTCACCGGATTTATGGTGGGCAGCAAGAGCGAACATGGCGGCATTATCAAAGACGGGGCAAAAATGGTAAATGCCGTAAGTAATTCGGTGGTCCCAAAATTTACAGTGATCATTGGAAACTCTTACGGGGCCGGAAATTACGCCATGTGCGGAAAAGCTTACGACCCCCGCCTCATTTTCGCCTGGCCCAGTGCCGAACTTGCCGTGATGGGCGGCACCCAGGCCGCTAAAGTGTTGGCCCAGATTGAAACTGCAGCCATGGAGAAAAAAGGTGAAAAAGTAGACGCCGAAAAGGAGAAAAAAGTTTTTGACGAGATCAAAGCCAGGTACGACAGGCAGACTTCAGCGTATTACGCTGCCGCCCATTTATGGACCGATGCGGTAATAGATCCCCTGGACACCAGGAAATGGATTTCTACAGGAATTGAAGCCGCCAATAATGCTCCTATCGAAAAAGACTTTAACCTGGGTGTGATCCAGACCTAA
- a CDS encoding CAL67264 family membrane protein — MNKNTIFGWASFCMLLIGIALVLLGVLKYRDHAIGFSTVGIGFFVMSWAFNALKGRV, encoded by the coding sequence ATGAATAAGAACACGATTTTTGGATGGGCATCATTTTGCATGCTCCTTATAGGTATTGCCCTGGTTTTACTCGGGGTACTCAAGTACAGGGACCACGCAATTGGCTTCTCTACCGTAGGCATTGGCTTCTTTGTAATGTCTTGGGCTTTTAATGCTTTAAAGGGAAGGGTTTAA
- a CDS encoding porin family protein, with the protein MKVFTTTPLFFLALATLLFHTGFTQAQERLPEERDYKVRPIRLGVKIGFPNIVGGNVEYVTPLLNDRLSVSLDYSTIESDWFLSEEESGNTETTDLSYSYIEGGLNYYIFKAGKGLYAGVSYGQMKFEGQTDVNENGMNGTGYIDYNHSSFNVKLGAKLGGLFYFRPEIGYSFSSLPKTIDYQVRYPDGTTERDIYDFEEELASADIIFKGLIANIGFGFSF; encoded by the coding sequence ATGAAAGTATTTACCACCACCCCACTCTTCTTTTTAGCCCTGGCTACTTTGCTTTTTCACACCGGTTTTACACAGGCGCAGGAGCGGCTGCCGGAAGAAAGGGATTATAAGGTAAGACCAATACGCCTGGGGGTAAAAATAGGGTTTCCAAACATCGTGGGCGGAAATGTGGAATACGTAACCCCGCTTTTAAACGACAGGCTTTCTGTAAGCTTGGATTATTCGACCATAGAATCTGATTGGTTTTTATCTGAAGAAGAATCTGGTAACACCGAAACTACAGATCTAAGTTACTCCTACATTGAAGGCGGATTAAATTACTATATTTTTAAAGCAGGAAAAGGCCTCTATGCAGGCGTGAGCTATGGCCAAATGAAATTTGAAGGCCAGACAGATGTCAATGAAAACGGCATGAATGGCACCGGGTATATTGATTACAACCACAGTTCCTTCAATGTAAAACTGGGTGCAAAGCTGGGCGGCCTGTTCTACTTTCGGCCAGAAATTGGCTACTCCTTCTCCTCTCTTCCCAAAACCATAGATTACCAGGTGAGGTATCCCGATGGCACCACAGAGAGGGATATTTACGATTTTGAAGAAGAATTAGCTTCGGCAGATATAATTTTTAAAGGCTTGATCGCCAATATTGGTTTCGGATTTTCCTTTTAA
- a CDS encoding DinB family protein, giving the protein MEKMKESLVKHLKGGEAFMPIEKMIEKIPFLELGKRPAGLPYSFYELFSHIRFTQKDILDYCTQANYEAPEWPQDYWPANSRPNDEKAWKELVDVYFRERDMLATLILSEEKDLMDTVPSGKKHTLLREVLLVIEHTTYHSGQLLILLRHLGLHSS; this is encoded by the coding sequence ATGGAAAAAATGAAAGAAAGCCTGGTGAAGCATTTAAAAGGGGGCGAAGCCTTTATGCCGATAGAAAAGATGATTGAAAAAATACCTTTTTTGGAACTTGGGAAAAGACCGGCAGGTTTACCTTATTCGTTTTATGAGCTTTTTTCTCATATTCGATTTACCCAAAAAGATATTCTTGATTATTGTACACAGGCAAATTATGAAGCCCCCGAATGGCCGCAAGATTACTGGCCAGCAAATTCAAGGCCCAATGATGAGAAGGCCTGGAAGGAGCTGGTAGACGTTTATTTCAGGGAGAGGGATATGCTGGCCACACTTATACTTTCCGAAGAAAAAGATCTTATGGACACTGTGCCTTCAGGTAAAAAACATACGCTGTTAAGGGAAGTTCTGCTGGTTATTGAGCACACGACCTATCACAGCGGGCAGCTTTTAATTCTCTTAAGGCACCTGGGGCTTCATTCGTCCTGA
- the ettA gene encoding energy-dependent translational throttle protein EttA, producing MADDKKVIFSMSGVTKTYQSANTPVLKNIYLSFFYGAKIGILGLNGSGKSTLLRIIAGEEKNYQGDVVFAPGYSVGYLEQEPKLDDEKTVLEVVKEGAAETVAILEEYNKINDMFGLPEVYEDPDKMQKLMDKQAALQDQIDASNAWELDTKLEIAMDALRTPDPDKKIGVLSGGERRRVALCRLLLQEPDVLLLDEPTNHLDAESVLWLEQHLQQYKGTVIAVTHDRYFLDNVAGWILELDRGEGIPWKGNYSSWLDQKAKRLAQEQKQASKRQKTLERELEWSKMAPKGRQAKQKARLNNYDKLLSQDQKQMDEQLEIYIPNGPRLGTNVIEAKGVSKAFDDKLLYDDLNFKLPQAGIVGIIGPNGAGKTTIFKMIMGEEKPDKGTFEVGDTAKIAYVDQSHTNIDPEKTIWQNFSDEQELVLMGGRQVNSRAYLSRFNFSGSEQNKKVSKLSGGERNRLHLAMTLKEEGNVLLLDEPTNDLDVNTLRALEEGLENFAGCAVIISHDRWFMDRVCTHILAFEGNSEVYFFEGSFSEYEENKKKRLGDVTPKRIKYKKLVR from the coding sequence ATGGCAGATGATAAGAAAGTAATTTTCTCGATGTCGGGAGTTACAAAGACCTACCAGTCAGCAAATACGCCGGTACTCAAGAATATTTACCTGAGTTTCTTTTACGGGGCAAAAATCGGGATTCTTGGTCTCAACGGTTCGGGAAAATCGACCTTGCTCAGGATTATAGCAGGGGAAGAAAAGAATTACCAGGGAGATGTGGTGTTTGCACCAGGCTATTCGGTGGGATACCTTGAACAGGAGCCAAAACTTGATGACGAAAAGACGGTACTTGAAGTGGTAAAGGAAGGAGCAGCCGAGACCGTAGCCATTCTTGAAGAGTACAACAAGATCAACGATATGTTTGGTCTTCCCGAAGTCTACGAAGATCCCGATAAGATGCAGAAGCTTATGGACAAGCAGGCTGCCTTGCAGGACCAGATTGATGCCAGCAATGCGTGGGAACTGGATACCAAACTCGAAATTGCCATGGATGCGCTTAGAACGCCCGATCCTGATAAGAAGATTGGGGTACTTTCGGGAGGGGAACGAAGAAGGGTAGCATTGTGCCGCTTATTGCTTCAGGAGCCCGATGTATTACTTCTGGATGAGCCTACCAACCACCTTGATGCCGAATCGGTACTGTGGCTGGAGCAACACCTTCAGCAGTATAAAGGAACGGTGATTGCCGTAACGCACGACCGTTATTTCCTCGATAATGTAGCCGGATGGATCCTTGAACTTGACCGGGGGGAAGGAATCCCATGGAAGGGGAATTATTCTTCATGGCTTGATCAAAAAGCCAAACGCCTTGCCCAGGAGCAAAAACAGGCGAGCAAACGCCAGAAGACCCTGGAACGGGAGCTGGAATGGTCAAAAATGGCACCCAAAGGCAGGCAGGCAAAGCAAAAAGCACGTTTGAACAATTACGACAAGCTGCTTAGCCAGGATCAAAAACAAATGGACGAACAGTTGGAGATCTATATTCCCAACGGCCCGCGTTTGGGAACAAACGTAATTGAGGCCAAAGGGGTGAGCAAGGCTTTTGATGACAAGCTCTTGTACGACGATCTTAATTTTAAATTACCGCAAGCCGGAATTGTTGGAATTATCGGACCAAACGGTGCCGGTAAAACCACGATCTTCAAGATGATCATGGGAGAAGAAAAACCCGATAAAGGTACTTTTGAAGTGGGGGATACCGCAAAGATCGCCTATGTAGACCAGAGCCACACCAATATTGATCCTGAAAAGACCATTTGGCAGAACTTTAGCGATGAGCAGGAGTTGGTGCTTATGGGTGGCCGCCAGGTGAATTCGAGAGCTTATCTAAGCAGGTTTAACTTCAGCGGAAGTGAGCAGAACAAGAAGGTGAGCAAATTGTCTGGTGGGGAGAGAAACCGCCTGCACCTGGCCATGACCCTCAAAGAAGAAGGCAACGTGCTGCTTCTGGATGAGCCTACCAACGATCTTGACGTAAACACCCTGCGAGCCCTGGAAGAAGGTCTTGAAAATTTTGCAGGTTGTGCGGTGATCATCTCCCACGACCGCTGGTTTATGGACAGGGTTTGTACCCATATCCTCGCATTTGAAGGCAATTCTGAAGTGTATTTCTTTGAAGGCAGCTTCTCTGAATATGAAGAGAACAAAAAGAAACGCCTTGGGGATGTCACTCCAAAAAGGATTAAATACAAAAAGCTGGTACGCTAA
- a CDS encoding response regulator transcription factor, with translation MPCYKTNKVIGKELCISKFTVDTHVKNIKEKLQLNKKGELIRFVLSNRL, from the coding sequence ATCCCTTGCTACAAGACCAACAAAGTTATTGGAAAAGAACTCTGTATCTCCAAATTTACCGTAGATACGCATGTGAAGAATATCAAAGAAAAGCTTCAGCTCAACAAAAAAGGGGAATTGATAAGGTTTGTACTTTCCAACCGGTTATAA